A single window of Mycobacterium sp. ITM-2016-00318 DNA harbors:
- a CDS encoding oxidoreductase, which produces MADEALRRLGKIDIAIHNVGGSGQYDGGAASLTDDDWQFALDANLLAAVRLDRAIIPGMVDRRTGAIVHVTSIQRRAPLPTSIPYAAAKAALANYSKALSDGLAPKGVRVNAVCPGYIETESAYRMAVEIGEMNGITVDEARKQIMESIGGIPLGAPGRPADVGELVAFLVSDRAAYINGAEYVIDGGSVRGV; this is translated from the coding sequence TTGGCCGATGAGGCGCTTCGACGTCTCGGGAAGATCGACATCGCGATACACAACGTAGGTGGTTCCGGACAGTACGACGGTGGCGCGGCTTCGCTCACCGACGACGACTGGCAGTTCGCCCTCGACGCGAATCTCCTCGCCGCGGTGCGACTGGACCGCGCAATCATCCCCGGAATGGTCGACCGGCGAACCGGTGCCATCGTGCACGTCACGTCGATTCAGCGCCGCGCACCGCTACCGACATCGATTCCCTATGCTGCGGCCAAGGCGGCACTGGCCAATTACAGCAAGGCGCTCTCCGATGGGCTCGCACCCAAAGGTGTTCGCGTGAATGCGGTCTGTCCGGGTTATATCGAGACCGAATCGGCGTACCGGATGGCGGTCGAGATCGGCGAAATGAACGGCATCACCGTCGACGAAGCCAGGAAACAGATCATGGAGTCGATCGGCGGCATTCCACTCGGCGCGCCCGGCCGCCCCGCCGACGTCGGTGAGCTCGTTGCCTTCCTGGTGTCCGACCGCGCCGCCTACATCAACGGTGCCGAGTACGTCATCGACGGCGGCAGCGTTCGCGGAGTGTGA
- a CDS encoding MarR family winged helix-turn-helix transcriptional regulator, translating into MTPTLGADLLAVVARLNRLASQRTRIPLPFAQGRLLSTIEDQGAARISDLAALDHCSQPTMTMQVRRLEDARLVSRTVDPDDARAVLIRITPKGVDMLRQVRVDRGAAIDPYLERLDDADRQTLKDAVRVMRKLLDDAAAPKPSVR; encoded by the coding sequence GTGACCCCAACCCTTGGCGCAGACCTGCTCGCTGTAGTGGCACGACTCAACCGCCTGGCGTCGCAACGGACCCGCATACCGCTGCCGTTCGCGCAGGGACGTCTGCTGTCCACCATCGAGGACCAGGGCGCCGCACGCATCTCCGATCTCGCCGCACTCGATCACTGCTCGCAACCGACGATGACCATGCAGGTCCGCCGGTTGGAGGATGCGAGATTGGTGTCACGCACCGTTGATCCAGACGATGCACGGGCTGTGCTCATCCGCATCACCCCGAAGGGCGTCGACATGCTGCGGCAGGTCCGCGTCGACCGCGGCGCGGCCATCGACCCCTATCTCGAGCGGCTCGATGACGCCGACCGGCAGACGCTGAAGGACGCCGTTCGCGTGATGCGGAAGCTCCTCGACGACGCGGCAGCCCCGAAACCATCCGTCCGATAG
- a CDS encoding LppP/LprE family lipoprotein: MRSLRLLAALLVVGSFAIGCGWSPPGPAPTSTQACGPTDAPAADTVAQAVAGLPQAAWKETARGNTPDCRLNWVVVKTGDASDSPMQVLFFDRNNPLGPATPEPRPYINVISTGNDTAEVQYQWRQGQDPACCPTGIGTVRFRVGEDGKLAPLDPIPNS; encoded by the coding sequence ATGCGATCACTCCGCCTGCTTGCGGCCCTGCTGGTCGTCGGATCGTTCGCGATTGGCTGCGGTTGGAGCCCGCCTGGCCCGGCGCCGACCAGCACACAGGCCTGCGGACCGACAGACGCGCCCGCCGCCGACACCGTCGCGCAGGCGGTCGCCGGGCTACCTCAGGCCGCGTGGAAAGAGACCGCGCGCGGCAACACGCCGGACTGTCGTTTGAACTGGGTGGTGGTGAAGACAGGCGACGCGTCGGACAGCCCGATGCAAGTCCTGTTCTTCGACCGCAACAATCCCCTCGGCCCGGCCACACCCGAGCCTCGGCCCTACATCAACGTCATCTCAACGGGAAATGACACTGCCGAAGTGCAGTACCAGTGGCGGCAGGGCCAGGATCCAGCGTGCTGCCCTACCGGCATCGGCACGGTTCGCTTCCGGGTGGGCGAGGACGGCAAACTAGCGCCGCTTGACCCGATCCCGAACTCGTAA
- a CDS encoding energy-coupling factor transporter transmembrane protein EcfT, with the protein MTAPTRKQQRRPVVLLRPVPGRSVIHNLWAGTKLLVVAGIGVFMTFYPGWVPIAAVAAIVLVAARLAHIPRGVLPSIPRWLWFLLILGGVTAALAGGSPVIELFGAELGLGGLLKFLRITALSIVLLALGGMVSWTTNVAEIAPAVAKLGRPLRPLRVPVDDWAVTLALALRAFPMLVDEFRTLYAARSLRPKPVLTTRRARRRRWAFEAVDLIAAAVIVALRRADEMGDAITARGGAGQISAAPTGPKRRDWVALSIVLLVCGTALGLELTILGTT; encoded by the coding sequence ATGACCGCGCCCACCCGCAAGCAGCAACGGCGGCCGGTCGTCTTACTGCGCCCAGTGCCCGGCCGCAGCGTCATCCACAATCTGTGGGCGGGCACGAAACTCCTTGTGGTGGCGGGAATCGGCGTGTTCATGACCTTCTACCCCGGCTGGGTGCCGATCGCCGCGGTCGCGGCGATCGTCCTCGTCGCGGCGCGGCTTGCCCACATTCCGCGCGGCGTCCTGCCGTCGATACCGCGATGGCTGTGGTTCCTGCTGATACTCGGCGGGGTCACCGCCGCACTGGCAGGAGGCAGCCCCGTCATCGAGCTCTTCGGAGCCGAACTCGGTCTGGGCGGACTGCTGAAGTTCCTGCGCATCACCGCGCTGTCGATCGTTCTGCTCGCGCTCGGCGGAATGGTCTCTTGGACCACCAACGTCGCCGAGATCGCGCCCGCCGTAGCCAAACTCGGTAGACCGCTGCGCCCCCTGCGGGTGCCGGTCGACGACTGGGCGGTCACCCTGGCATTGGCGCTGCGCGCTTTCCCGATGCTCGTCGACGAGTTCCGGACTCTGTACGCGGCGCGCAGCCTGCGCCCCAAGCCGGTGTTGACCACACGGCGGGCGCGCAGGCGTCGATGGGCGTTCGAGGCGGTCGACTTGATCGCCGCTGCCGTCATCGTCGCACTGCGGCGCGCCGACGAAATGGGTGACGCGATCACCGCGCGCGGTGGTGCCGGTCAGATATCAGCTGCCCCGACGGGGCCCAAACGGCGTGACTGGGTGGCGCTTTCGATCGTTCTGCTGGTATGCGGAACCGCGCTGGGACTCGAGTTGACGATTCTGGGGACGACTTAG
- a CDS encoding ATP-binding cassette domain-containing protein: MTATRRASETRRRGPLQPVELAHASVMAALCAATAIVAVVVPFAAGISLLGTVPMGLLVYRFRLRVLVAATVGGATIAFLIAGMGGFMTVLNCAYIGLLIGLILRRGRGTLTVLVVGLVAGAVFGAAVVAALAVLVRLRHLIFDSMTANVDGVAAFMTRISDWWWLPNMEVPAERLRSGFAAALHHWPYLLGGWSVVIITVVMLMGWWALSQVINRLVVIPDVHKLDSPADPTPIAPVPVRLTDVRFRYPTSDRDALGPVSLSIKPGEHVAVTGPNGSGKTTLMLMLAGRDPSSGTVDRPGSVGLGRLGGTAVILQHPESQVLGTRVADDVVWGLPPGTTTDVHKLLSEVGLDGLAERDTGGLSGGELQRLAVAAALAREPALLIADEVTSMVDQEGRDGLLSVLSGLTEHHRMSLVHITHYNDEADSANRAIDLTGNSSAADNTEMVETTEAPAAKGPLKPRREAPVLELIDVNHEYASGTPWATAALRDINFTVHEGDGVLIHGLNGSGKSTLAWIMAGLTEPTCGSCLLDGAPAADQVGAVAISFQAARLQLLRSRVDLEVASAAGFSPKARPRAIKALAAVGLDATIADRRIDQLSGGQMRRVVLAGLLARSPRALILDEPLAGLDGASARGLLRLLEDLRRNAGLTVIVISHDFTGLEDLCPRILHLQDGALATAPTPAGGVS; encoded by the coding sequence ATGACTGCGACCCGCCGTGCGAGCGAGACTCGGCGGCGCGGGCCGCTGCAGCCCGTGGAGCTCGCACACGCCTCGGTGATGGCGGCCCTCTGCGCGGCCACCGCCATCGTGGCGGTCGTCGTACCGTTCGCCGCAGGCATCTCGCTGCTGGGCACCGTGCCGATGGGCCTGCTCGTCTACCGATTCCGCCTCCGGGTGCTGGTCGCCGCGACGGTCGGCGGCGCGACGATCGCGTTCTTGATCGCGGGCATGGGCGGCTTCATGACGGTGCTCAACTGCGCCTACATCGGGCTGCTGATCGGCTTGATCCTGCGCCGGGGTCGAGGCACGCTCACCGTGCTGGTCGTCGGGCTGGTCGCGGGGGCGGTGTTCGGTGCCGCTGTCGTCGCGGCGCTGGCGGTCCTTGTCCGGTTGCGCCACCTGATCTTCGACTCGATGACCGCCAACGTCGACGGCGTCGCCGCCTTCATGACCCGCATTTCGGACTGGTGGTGGCTGCCCAACATGGAGGTGCCGGCCGAGCGGTTGCGCAGCGGTTTCGCCGCCGCGCTGCACCACTGGCCCTATCTGCTCGGCGGATGGTCCGTGGTCATCATCACCGTCGTGATGTTGATGGGTTGGTGGGCGCTGTCGCAGGTGATTAACCGGCTCGTCGTCATCCCCGATGTGCACAAGCTCGACTCGCCAGCCGATCCGACGCCGATTGCGCCTGTGCCGGTGCGGCTCACCGACGTCCGGTTCCGATACCCCACGAGCGACCGCGACGCACTCGGACCGGTGAGCCTGAGCATCAAACCCGGCGAGCACGTCGCGGTGACCGGGCCCAACGGCTCCGGCAAGACGACGCTGATGCTGATGCTGGCCGGTCGGGATCCGTCCTCGGGCACCGTCGACCGTCCCGGTTCGGTCGGCCTGGGCCGCCTCGGGGGTACCGCGGTCATCCTGCAGCACCCGGAAAGCCAGGTGCTCGGCACCCGGGTCGCCGACGACGTGGTGTGGGGCCTACCGCCGGGCACCACCACTGACGTGCACAAGCTACTCAGCGAGGTCGGCCTCGACGGCCTGGCCGAACGCGACACCGGCGGCCTGTCGGGCGGCGAATTGCAACGCCTGGCGGTGGCTGCGGCCCTGGCCAGAGAGCCGGCCCTGCTGATCGCCGACGAGGTGACCAGCATGGTCGACCAGGAGGGCCGCGATGGGCTGCTCTCTGTGCTGTCCGGGCTGACCGAACACCATCGGATGTCGCTGGTGCACATCACCCATTACAACGACGAGGCCGACTCCGCCAACCGCGCGATCGACTTGACCGGCAACAGCAGTGCGGCCGACAACACCGAGATGGTCGAAACGACCGAGGCGCCCGCGGCGAAAGGACCTCTCAAGCCGCGTCGTGAGGCTCCGGTGCTCGAACTCATCGACGTCAACCACGAATACGCCAGCGGAACACCTTGGGCCACAGCAGCATTGCGCGATATCAATTTCACCGTTCACGAGGGCGACGGCGTGCTGATCCACGGGCTCAACGGATCGGGGAAATCCACGTTGGCGTGGATCATGGCCGGCTTGACCGAGCCGACGTGTGGCAGTTGTCTGCTCGATGGCGCACCCGCCGCCGATCAGGTCGGCGCGGTGGCGATCTCCTTCCAGGCGGCTCGCCTGCAACTGTTACGCAGCCGCGTCGACCTTGAAGTCGCTTCGGCGGCGGGGTTCTCGCCCAAGGCCCGTCCTCGAGCGATCAAAGCCCTTGCCGCCGTCGGCCTGGATGCGACGATTGCCGACCGGCGGATCGACCAGCTCAGCGGCGGGCAGATGCGTCGGGTCGTGCTGGCGGGCCTGCTGGCGCGGTCCCCGCGGGCCTTGATCCTCGACGAGCCGTTGGCCGGGCTCGACGGCGCCAGCGCCCGCGGACTGCTGCGCCTGCTCGAGGATCTTCGGCGCAACGCCGGGCTGACCGTCATCGTGATCTCCCACGACTTCACCGGACTGGAGGACCTGTGTCCTCGGATCCTGCATCTTCAGGACGGTGCGCTGGCCACCGCGCCCACGCCGGCGGGCGGCGTGTCATGA
- a CDS encoding metallopeptidase TldD-related protein encodes MIGAQQVVDIALAEATRLGKADETIVTVTDRSDAALRWANNSMTTNGVSVQRKTTVISVVRRGDRGHVASLTSSEVDPAVIPSLVAASQEAALAAPEAHDSAPPLPATNAATDWDTPVPGTGVEVFSDVADALNRGFPRADRLYGYARHILETTFVATSGGLRRRYTQPTGSVEINAKRDGASAWVGTSTPDFAGVPTDSMLDALSTRLGWAQRTVELPAGRYETILPPSAVADLMIYLSWSMDGRGAQEGRTAFSAPGGGTRVGEKLTELPLTLYSDPAAAGLECSPFVAVAGSSERASVFDNGMDIDRVDWIRDGTINALAYPRAGAAEFGIPVAVGADNLLMTGGGDSLAEMVAATERGLLLTTLWYLRVVDPGVLLLTGLTRDGVYLVEEGRVTGAVNNFRFNESPVDLLRRVSQAGISEVTLPREWGDWATRAAMPSLRIPDFHMSSVSQAQ; translated from the coding sequence ATGATCGGGGCACAGCAGGTCGTCGACATCGCATTGGCGGAAGCGACACGGTTGGGCAAGGCAGACGAGACGATCGTGACAGTCACCGATCGCAGTGACGCGGCGCTGCGGTGGGCGAACAATTCGATGACCACCAACGGTGTTTCGGTGCAGCGCAAGACCACGGTGATCTCCGTGGTGAGGCGGGGCGACCGAGGCCATGTGGCATCGCTGACGTCGAGCGAGGTCGACCCTGCGGTCATCCCGAGTCTGGTGGCTGCCTCGCAGGAGGCCGCGCTCGCAGCGCCGGAAGCCCACGACAGTGCGCCGCCGCTTCCCGCGACGAATGCTGCAACCGATTGGGACACACCGGTTCCCGGCACAGGTGTTGAGGTCTTCTCCGACGTCGCCGACGCCTTGAACCGCGGCTTCCCTCGGGCCGACAGGCTCTACGGGTACGCACGCCACATCCTCGAGACGACGTTCGTTGCCACTTCGGGCGGGCTGCGGCGGCGGTACACGCAGCCGACCGGCTCGGTCGAGATCAACGCCAAGCGCGACGGCGCCAGTGCGTGGGTGGGCACGAGCACACCCGACTTCGCCGGGGTGCCAACTGATTCCATGCTCGACGCGCTCTCGACCCGGCTTGGATGGGCGCAGCGCACCGTGGAGCTGCCTGCGGGACGCTATGAGACGATCCTGCCGCCGTCGGCCGTCGCCGACCTGATGATCTACCTGTCATGGTCGATGGACGGCCGCGGTGCCCAGGAGGGCCGCACCGCATTCTCGGCGCCAGGCGGCGGGACGCGGGTGGGCGAGAAGCTCACCGAGCTACCGCTGACCCTCTACTCCGATCCAGCCGCAGCCGGTCTGGAGTGCTCGCCGTTCGTGGCAGTCGCCGGCTCCTCGGAACGCGCGTCGGTGTTCGACAATGGGATGGACATCGACCGTGTCGACTGGATACGCGACGGCACCATCAACGCGCTGGCCTACCCGCGGGCCGGTGCAGCCGAATTCGGCATCCCCGTGGCTGTCGGCGCGGACAACCTGCTGATGACGGGCGGCGGTGACAGCCTCGCCGAGATGGTGGCCGCGACCGAGCGGGGACTGCTGCTCACCACGCTGTGGTACCTCCGGGTCGTCGATCCTGGCGTCCTGCTGCTCACCGGGCTGACCCGGGACGGCGTCTACCTCGTCGAAGAGGGGCGGGTCACCGGCGCGGTCAACAACTTCCGGTTCAACGAGAGCCCGGTGGATCTGTTACGCAGGGTCAGCCAGGCCGGCATCAGCGAAGTCACGTTGCCGCGCGAGTGGGGTGACTGGGCCACGAGGGCGGCGATGCCGTCGCTGCGGATTCCCGACTTCCACATGTCGTCGGTCAGCCAGGCGCAATAA
- a CDS encoding acyl-CoA dehydrogenase — protein sequence MTTTAEHLRNTLDGRWRDVKNKMRQDLSTEIFKPHYTPNTVIARTKVGEQLKIMAAQGAAEDGFKKEHGGNGDVGAAISQIEMLAMSDLSLMVKAGVQWGLFGGAIENLGTERHHKEYVQKIIDLELLGCFAMTETGHGSDVQSLETTATYDPSTQEFVIDSPTRTSRKDYIGGAAETARVAAVFAQLITPDGEGHGVHCFVVPIRDDDGNDLPGVTTSDCHYKGGLPGVDNGRIQFDNVRVPRENLLNRYADVAEDGAYSSPIENPGRRFFTMLGTLIRGRVTVGGSAGAATRVALDIATRYALERRQFEAPGDDHEVLIMDYLGHQRRLFPLIAKSYALQFAQNELVAKCHELQTSDDPDAEEQRELESRAAGLKAANTWHATTAIQEAREACGGAGYLAENRLIALKADTDVFTTFEGDNHVLTQLVAKELLTAYADDIKGMSPVEWVRFAANFAGERVLKRTAAQTIMQTIIDTRQDNEEEGSLFNRGTQVKMFEDREEYIVASVARRLQGKSKEMSPFDAFNSVQDHVLHAARAHIDRIILEAFVAGIDSCEDDEARNILNMVCDLYALSVIEQDRAWFMEHRFLSTERAKAVTRGINERCRNLRPYAELLVDGFGVPERLRYAEMLHPELIPDADEHHEKDATSAGTIEPK from the coding sequence ATGACCACCACTGCGGAGCATCTACGCAACACGCTGGACGGCCGTTGGCGCGATGTGAAGAACAAGATGCGACAAGACCTGTCCACGGAGATCTTCAAACCGCACTACACCCCGAACACCGTGATCGCCCGCACCAAGGTCGGCGAGCAATTGAAGATCATGGCCGCCCAGGGCGCCGCGGAGGACGGCTTCAAGAAGGAGCACGGCGGCAACGGCGACGTCGGCGCCGCGATCAGCCAGATCGAGATGCTGGCGATGTCCGACCTCTCGCTGATGGTGAAGGCCGGTGTGCAGTGGGGCCTGTTCGGCGGGGCCATCGAGAACCTGGGCACCGAGCGGCATCACAAGGAGTATGTCCAGAAGATCATCGACCTCGAGCTGCTGGGCTGCTTCGCGATGACCGAGACCGGCCACGGCAGCGACGTACAGTCCCTCGAGACGACGGCGACCTACGACCCGTCGACCCAGGAGTTCGTCATCGACTCCCCCACTCGCACCTCGCGCAAGGATTACATCGGTGGCGCCGCCGAAACCGCGCGGGTGGCAGCTGTTTTCGCTCAGCTGATCACGCCGGACGGTGAGGGTCACGGAGTGCACTGCTTCGTCGTGCCGATCCGCGACGACGACGGCAACGATCTGCCGGGTGTGACGACCTCGGACTGCCACTACAAGGGCGGGCTGCCCGGCGTCGACAACGGCCGGATCCAGTTCGACAACGTCCGTGTTCCCCGCGAGAACCTGTTGAACAGATACGCCGACGTCGCCGAGGACGGCGCGTACAGCTCGCCGATCGAAAATCCCGGCCGGCGGTTCTTCACCATGCTCGGCACGCTGATTCGCGGGCGGGTGACGGTCGGCGGGAGCGCGGGTGCGGCCACCCGCGTCGCACTGGATATCGCGACCCGATATGCGTTGGAGCGCAGGCAGTTCGAAGCCCCAGGCGACGATCACGAGGTGCTGATCATGGACTACCTCGGGCACCAGCGCCGGTTGTTCCCGTTGATCGCGAAGTCCTACGCCTTGCAATTCGCACAGAACGAACTCGTCGCCAAGTGCCATGAGCTGCAAACGTCGGATGACCCCGACGCCGAGGAGCAACGCGAGCTGGAGTCGCGCGCCGCGGGCCTCAAGGCCGCCAACACATGGCACGCGACGACCGCGATCCAGGAGGCGCGCGAAGCCTGTGGCGGCGCAGGCTATCTGGCCGAGAACCGGTTGATCGCACTGAAGGCGGACACCGATGTGTTCACCACTTTCGAGGGCGACAACCATGTGCTGACGCAGTTGGTGGCGAAGGAACTGCTGACCGCCTACGCCGACGACATCAAGGGCATGAGCCCGGTGGAGTGGGTGCGGTTCGCCGCCAACTTCGCCGGCGAGCGGGTACTGAAACGCACTGCCGCACAGACGATCATGCAGACAATCATCGACACGCGGCAGGACAACGAGGAAGAGGGCAGCCTCTTCAACCGCGGTACCCAGGTCAAGATGTTCGAGGACCGTGAGGAGTACATCGTCGCGTCGGTCGCAAGGCGGCTGCAGGGCAAGTCGAAGGAGATGTCTCCATTCGACGCGTTCAACTCCGTTCAGGACCACGTGTTGCACGCCGCGCGGGCGCACATCGACCGAATCATCCTCGAGGCGTTCGTCGCGGGAATCGACTCCTGCGAAGACGACGAGGCGCGCAACATCCTCAACATGGTCTGCGATCTGTATGCGCTGTCAGTGATCGAGCAGGACCGTGCCTGGTTCATGGAACACCGCTTCTTGTCGACCGAACGCGCCAAGGCGGTGACCCGCGGCATCAACGAACGCTGCCGCAACCTGCGGCCCTACGCCGAATTACTGGTCGACGGTTTCGGCGTGCCCGAGCGGTTGCGCTACGCCGAGATGCTGCACCCCGAGCTCATTCCCGACGCTGACGAACACCACGAGAAAGACGCTACGAGCGCGGGCACCATCGAGCCGAAGTAG
- a CDS encoding VIT1/CCC1 transporter family protein, whose product MAMANPKDAALSPTGMPHTAGHRHSDVSGGWLRAATFGAMDGLVSNTALIAGVAAAASAHTVVISGVAGLLAGAFSMALGEYTSVTTANEQIDSEVRVERRAFERHPKAERAELVAMLVNLGMSHKTATQATDEIHRDENRAVNFHLVQELGVNPDEKPSPWIAATSSFVMFAIGAIVPLIPYLLGYESLWAGLICGGVGLAIAGGVAARFTSRPMWLASLRQLFFGGVAIAATYLVGTLVDSLL is encoded by the coding sequence ATGGCTATGGCCAATCCCAAGGATGCCGCGCTCTCGCCGACGGGGATGCCTCACACCGCGGGACACCGGCACTCCGACGTATCCGGAGGCTGGCTGCGCGCGGCCACCTTCGGCGCCATGGACGGTTTGGTCAGCAATACGGCGCTGATCGCGGGCGTGGCCGCGGCCGCAAGCGCCCACACCGTCGTGATCAGCGGCGTGGCGGGGCTGCTCGCCGGCGCGTTCTCGATGGCGCTGGGGGAGTACACCTCGGTCACCACCGCGAATGAGCAGATCGACTCGGAGGTCCGCGTGGAACGGCGGGCATTCGAGCGTCATCCGAAGGCGGAACGCGCCGAGCTGGTGGCCATGCTCGTCAACTTGGGCATGAGCCACAAGACCGCGACACAGGCCACCGACGAGATCCACCGCGACGAGAACCGGGCGGTGAACTTCCATCTCGTTCAGGAACTCGGAGTCAATCCCGACGAGAAGCCGTCGCCGTGGATCGCGGCGACCTCATCCTTCGTCATGTTCGCTATCGGCGCCATCGTGCCGCTCATCCCGTACTTACTTGGATACGAGTCGTTGTGGGCCGGATTGATCTGCGGTGGCGTCGGTCTGGCCATCGCAGGCGGGGTCGCCGCACGGTTCACCAGCAGGCCCATGTGGCTGGCGTCGCTGCGGCAACTGTTTTTCGGCGGAGTCGCGATTGCGGCGACCTATCTGGTGGGCACGCTCGTCGATTCGCTCCTCTAG
- a CDS encoding TldD/PmbA family protein: MTAPRQVDRDFLELPRQQLADAALSAAVAAGADHADLRIHRIVNEVVALRDGELETSVVDREIGLAVRVIVGGTWGFASHAELDADVAAETARRAVAVARTLAPLNAETIALAAEPVYDDASWVSDYRIDPFTIPAADKIGLLAEYSGRLLAADGVNHVSAGLHAVKEQTFYADTAGSSITQQRVRVQPTLEAVAVDAAAGSFETMRTLAPPTARGWEAVEGDDVWDWSSELAELPMLLAEKVKAPSVTPRPTDLVIDPSNLWLTIHESIGHATEYDRAIGYEAAYAGTSFATPDKLNTMRYGSPVMNVTADRTELFGLATVGWDDEGVASQRWDLVRDGIFVGYQLDRVFAPRLGMTRSNGCSYADSPHHVPIQRMANVSLQPGADDLSVDDLIARVDDGIYIIGDKSWSIDMQRYNFQFTGQRFFRITDGRLDGQLRDVAYQATTTDFWGAMEAVGGSSTWRLGGAFNCGKAQPGQVAPVSHGCPAALFRGINVLNTRTEGGR; the protein is encoded by the coding sequence GTGACAGCACCCCGACAAGTCGATCGCGACTTCCTCGAGCTGCCGCGCCAACAGCTTGCCGACGCCGCGCTGTCGGCCGCAGTTGCGGCTGGGGCCGACCATGCCGACCTGCGCATCCACCGCATCGTCAACGAGGTCGTGGCGCTGCGCGACGGTGAGCTGGAGACCTCCGTCGTCGACCGCGAGATCGGACTGGCCGTACGGGTGATCGTCGGCGGAACGTGGGGGTTCGCCTCTCACGCCGAACTGGACGCGGATGTCGCCGCGGAGACCGCCCGTCGCGCGGTCGCGGTCGCTCGGACCCTGGCTCCGCTCAACGCCGAGACGATCGCGCTGGCTGCCGAGCCGGTGTACGACGATGCCAGCTGGGTGTCCGACTATCGAATCGATCCGTTCACGATTCCGGCGGCCGACAAGATCGGCCTGCTGGCGGAGTACTCAGGACGGCTGCTGGCCGCCGACGGCGTCAACCACGTCTCGGCCGGCCTGCACGCGGTCAAGGAGCAGACGTTCTACGCCGACACCGCTGGTTCGTCGATCACCCAGCAGCGGGTCCGGGTGCAGCCGACCCTCGAGGCCGTCGCCGTCGATGCCGCGGCGGGGTCGTTCGAGACCATGCGCACGCTGGCGCCGCCGACGGCGCGCGGATGGGAGGCCGTCGAGGGCGACGACGTCTGGGACTGGTCATCCGAACTCGCCGAACTACCCATGCTGTTGGCGGAGAAAGTCAAGGCACCCAGCGTGACGCCGCGACCGACCGACCTCGTGATCGACCCGTCCAACCTGTGGCTCACGATCCACGAATCCATCGGGCACGCCACCGAATACGATCGCGCCATCGGCTACGAGGCCGCGTACGCGGGCACCTCGTTCGCCACGCCGGACAAGCTGAACACGATGCGCTACGGCTCGCCGGTGATGAATGTGACCGCCGACCGCACCGAGCTGTTCGGCCTTGCCACCGTCGGCTGGGATGACGAGGGGGTGGCTTCACAACGCTGGGACCTGGTGCGCGACGGGATTTTCGTCGGCTACCAGTTGGACCGGGTGTTCGCGCCGCGGCTCGGAATGACCCGGTCGAACGGGTGCTCCTATGCCGACTCGCCGCACCACGTACCGATCCAGCGGATGGCCAACGTCTCGCTGCAGCCAGGCGCCGACGACCTCTCTGTCGACGACCTGATCGCACGGGTCGACGACGGGATCTACATCATCGGTGACAAATCATGGTCAATTGACATGCAGCGGTACAACTTTCAGTTCACCGGCCAGAGGTTCTTCCGGATAACCGACGGCAGGCTGGACGGCCAATTGCGTGATGTGGCTTATCAGGCCACCACCACCGACTTCTGGGGCGCGATGGAGGCCGTCGGCGGCTCGTCGACGTGGCGGCTCGGCGGTGCGTTCAATTGCGGGAAGGCGCAACCTGGGCAGGTCGCACCGGTCAGCCACGGCTGTCCGGCCGCGTTGTTCCGCGGCATCAACGTGCTCAACACGCGCACCGAAGGAGGGCGGTGA